One stretch of Patescibacteria group bacterium DNA includes these proteins:
- a CDS encoding class I SAM-dependent methyltransferase: MPSVNEDFKQRWRTAYNNGFYVARTTPSLICQDLSYYMELPGHVLDVGAGNGRNSVFFARMGYGVDAVDVVDIFPSEYKEHGLITFTEAEAEKFVFEKEKYLAVVATRFLQYISSDIAKILLENWYMALRPKGYVALSFVVNNSSVQGVKGYDVPYYYHDPEKVIETAEKVGFGVITKKSVNQMPLDVNRIRKKLIDSFEVIFQKSN; encoded by the coding sequence ATGCCTTCAGTAAACGAGGATTTTAAACAACGCTGGCGAACGGCGTATAATAATGGTTTTTACGTTGCCAGAACTACGCCAAGTTTGATTTGCCAAGACCTTTCGTATTATATGGAATTGCCCGGACATGTTCTGGATGTTGGTGCGGGCAATGGCCGGAATTCAGTTTTTTTTGCTCGCATGGGCTATGGAGTAGATGCCGTTGATGTTGTTGATATTTTTCCATCGGAATACAAAGAGCATGGTTTGATTACATTTACCGAAGCAGAGGCTGAGAAATTTGTTTTTGAAAAGGAAAAATATTTGGCCGTTGTGGCAACTCGTTTTTTGCAATATATTAGTTCCGACATTGCGAAAATACTACTTGAAAATTGGTATATGGCCCTGCGTCCGAAGGGCTACGTTGCATTGAGTTTTGTCGTGAACAATAGTTCGGTTCAAGGCGTAAAGGGGTATGATGTTCCATATTATTATCATGATCCGGAAAAAGTAATTGAAACAGCTGAAAAAGTCGGTTTTGGCGTTATTACAAAAAAAAGCGTGAATCAAATGCCGTTGGATGTTAATCGGATAAGAAAGAAATTGATTGATTCATTTGAGGTAATTTTTCAAAAATCTAATTAA
- a CDS encoding lamin tail domain-containing protein, with the protein MRTITIALIIVITLPTFLFIQNIPARAEEAPRVIINEIFWSGSSLSIADEFIELYNTTNEPIDISGWEIAGAATNKNSLILPVNSTISALGFFVVANYSPANEKSILNIEADYLSASISLANSDAYYALRGPDGATVDAADDGMGAPFSGDNENKASMARRPGCWNGGAGECWFTATSSANIKPENTDLATPGADNAYVEPPIEPPADPPADPPSVDPVDPANPVDTPATTPLVLPPKILINEILPNPAEGSEWIELFNPTTSTADLAGWSLEDGAGRIASLSGEIEPGYWLYVLNSAKLNNGGDKIYIEYNEQIIDRVAYGNWQDEDVGDNAPCPGRGQSLARSPAAADTDNDFQDFKITTAPTPGRENQISAPEPESEPEPQPTTTTIVTPETPIITPETSTATIEVPISQPLNFASGTMIITEFMSNPPSGGVEWIEIYNPSTQKIILDSWHITDERGTPTNLSGEINSFEYLPIFAPRGRLNNDGDIISIFDPSGGLIDRVDYLTDLSSPPKGASLARMDPGVWQVSEAPTPGGENISAPLAEESAESEKKAEPGKSKLNATVQPQESGFDEAYEWQVGDKIILKAFVATAPGHFSGQYFFAGDEEGHGVQIYSYRKDFPELKVGDYIEINGELSQFKNIWRIKIKTKDDIAIIDSGQIKAIELSISEIGSENIGGLVKISGEITEAKKSYFYLDDGAEIKVGLAKNRTKNSSTLEIGARASATGILLATEDGFFLETRELNDILVFNEDKPAPAATENSPAATSERKRSNYAGLIPLGILVAAGAANIKKLKKLIKNKKEGI; encoded by the coding sequence ATGAGAACCATCACAATCGCGCTAATCATCGTTATCACACTGCCGACATTTTTATTTATTCAAAATATTCCCGCGCGCGCCGAGGAAGCGCCGCGCGTGATAATTAATGAGATTTTCTGGAGCGGCTCATCGCTTTCTATTGCCGATGAGTTCATCGAGCTCTACAATACCACGAATGAACCGATTGATATAAGCGGCTGGGAAATTGCCGGCGCGGCCACAAATAAAAATTCGTTAATTCTTCCAGTGAATTCCACCATTTCGGCGCTGGGATTTTTTGTTGTCGCCAATTATTCACCGGCCAACGAAAAATCAATTTTAAATATTGAGGCGGATTATCTTTCCGCTTCGATATCGCTCGCCAACTCGGACGCGTATTATGCCCTTCGCGGCCCCGATGGCGCAACCGTTGACGCGGCGGATGACGGCATGGGAGCGCCGTTCTCTGGCGACAATGAAAACAAGGCCTCAATGGCCCGTCGTCCCGGTTGCTGGAATGGTGGCGCTGGGGAATGTTGGTTTACAGCCACTTCCTCAGCGAATATCAAGCCCGAAAACACCGATCTCGCGACTCCGGGCGCTGACAATGCTTACGTTGAACCGCCCATCGAGCCACCCGCCGATCCTCCGGCCGATCCGCCATCCGTCGACCCGGTCGATCCGGCAAATCCAGTTGATACACCCGCCACGACGCCTCTTGTCCTACCGCCAAAAATTTTAATCAATGAAATTTTACCCAATCCAGCCGAAGGTAGTGAATGGATTGAACTTTTTAATCCCACAACTTCAACCGCCGATCTCGCCGGCTGGTCACTCGAGGACGGCGCCGGACGAATCGCAAGTCTCTCCGGCGAGATTGAACCCGGCTACTGGCTATACGTCCTGAATTCAGCAAAACTAAATAACGGCGGCGATAAAATATATATCGAATATAATGAACAAATCATTGATCGGGTCGCTTACGGAAATTGGCAAGACGAGGATGTAGGCGACAATGCTCCATGCCCGGGCCGGGGCCAGTCCCTGGCCCGGTCTCCCGCGGCCGCGGACACGGATAATGACTTTCAGGATTTTAAAATCACCACCGCGCCCACGCCCGGGAGAGAAAACCAAATCAGCGCGCCCGAACCAGAATCCGAGCCCGAACCTCAGCCGACTACAACAACGATTGTTACTCCCGAAACGCCAATCATCACTCCGGAAACCTCAACCGCAACAATCGAAGTGCCCATATCTCAACCATTGAATTTCGCTTCCGGCACCATGATCATCACCGAATTCATGAGCAATCCCCCTTCCGGCGGCGTGGAATGGATTGAAATCTATAATCCTAGCACGCAAAAAATTATTTTGGATAGCTGGCACATCACTGACGAACGCGGCACTCCCACAAATCTTAGCGGTGAAATAAATTCGTTCGAATATTTGCCAATCTTTGCGCCGCGCGGCCGGCTGAATAATGACGGCGACATTATTTCCATATTTGATCCGTCCGGCGGTTTGATTGACCGCGTTGATTATCTTACCGATCTCTCTTCTCCGCCCAAGGGCGCAAGCCTGGCCCGGATGGATCCGGGCGTCTGGCAGGTGAGCGAAGCGCCGACTCCAGGCGGTGAGAACATCTCCGCCCCGCTGGCCGAAGAATCCGCCGAATCGGAAAAAAAGGCCGAGCCTGGCAAATCCAAACTCAATGCGACAGTCCAGCCGCAAGAATCCGGATTTGACGAAGCCTACGAATGGCAAGTCGGGGACAAAATAATCCTTAAAGCATTCGTTGCGACCGCGCCCGGGCATTTCTCGGGACAATATTTTTTTGCCGGCGACGAAGAAGGCCACGGCGTTCAGATATATTCATACCGCAAAGATTTTCCCGAACTCAAAGTCGGCGATTATATTGAGATTAACGGCGAACTATCGCAATTTAAGAATATTTGGCGCATCAAAATAAAAACAAAAGACGATATTGCGATAATCGATTCCGGTCAAATCAAAGCAATTGAACTCAGCATTTCGGAAATCGGCTCGGAGAACATCGGCGGCCTAGTAAAAATTAGCGGCGAAATTACCGAAGCCAAAAAATCATACTTTTATCTCGATGACGGCGCCGAAATAAAAGTTGGCCTGGCAAAAAATAGAACAAAGAACTCATCCACTCTTGAAATTGGCGCGCGCGCTTCAGCGACCGGAATTCTGCTTGCAACCGAAGACGGATTTTTCTTAGAAACACGCGAATTAAATGATATTCTGGTTTTCAATGAAGATAAGCCGGCGCCGGCGGCGACTGAGAATAGTCCGGCCGCAACATCCGAGCGCAAACGCTCAAATTACGCCGGCCTTATCCCCCTCGGCATCCTGGTCGCCGCCGGCGCCGCAAACATCAAAAAATTAAAAAAATTAATAAAAAATAAAAAGGAGGGAATATGA
- a CDS encoding transposase, whose translation MKKFKRQSLPGDTCFVTAVTKGREPLLAERKNIILFQQTMKEVQAIKNVKIISYVILPDHIHLILSCEFYSVPEILHSLEWGFSNNWRLLHPAAELPNANPWQSRVWEHVIQSDAELQYHINYIINNPVKHGFVDDPEDWPYSSFAQNVCDYDAWQEMEPIA comes from the coding sequence ATGAAAAAATTTAAACGCCAATCGCTTCCTGGTGACACCTGCTTTGTTACTGCCGTAACCAAGGGCCGCGAACCACTTCTTGCTGAACGAAAAAATATTATTCTTTTTCAACAAACCATGAAAGAAGTTCAGGCCATAAAAAATGTAAAAATTATCTCTTACGTTATTTTGCCGGATCATATTCACTTGATACTCTCTTGCGAATTTTACTCGGTCCCGGAAATTCTTCACTCTCTGGAATGGGGTTTCTCTAACAATTGGCGCCTTTTGCATCCCGCCGCCGAACTGCCGAATGCCAATCCCTGGCAATCGCGCGTCTGGGAGCACGTCATCCAAAGCGACGCTGAGCTGCAGTATCATATTAATTACATTATTAATAATCCGGTGAAGCACGGCTTTGTCGACGATCCCGAAGACTGGCCATATTCTTCGTTCGCTCAGAATGTCTGCGATTATGATGCCTGGCAAGAGATGGAGCCGATTGCCTAA
- a CDS encoding four helix bundle protein, whose product MINKNKIYNLEERTAVMGIDTIKMCKNIKHDIIINPLISQLIRSATSVGANYMEANSASSKRDFVNKIFICKKESQETMHWLRMISECCPEKSKEISQLRQEMHELILIFGRIIATIKNRVNSKLQNQN is encoded by the coding sequence ATGATTAATAAAAATAAAATATATAATTTGGAAGAAAGAACGGCGGTTATGGGTATTGACACAATCAAAATGTGTAAAAATATTAAACACGATATAATAATAAATCCTCTAATATCACAGCTCATACGTTCAGCTACCAGCGTTGGTGCGAATTATATGGAAGCAAATTCCGCATCTTCTAAGCGTGATTTTGTAAATAAAATCTTCATTTGCAAAAAAGAATCGCAAGAAACTATGCATTGGCTCCGCATGATCAGCGAATGTTGTCCAGAAAAAAGCAAAGAAATCTCACAATTGCGTCAAGAGATGCATGAATTAATATTAATATTTGGGAGAATAATTGCAACTATAAAAAATAGGGTAAATTCGAAACTCCAAAATCAAAATTAA
- a CDS encoding permease, which produces MFYPIKLFSDWLSFAVLRLAPESHAGLAVNFFVYDTIKVFILLAIIIFAVSVLRSFFPSRKIRDILSRQNQFVGNIFASLFGIITPFCSCSAVPLFLGFIEAGVPLGVTFSFLVASPMINEVALILLFGTFGWKIAGLYVLSGLLISIISGIIIGKLPVEHLLENMAVEEKNKINPTGIDWRKRIRYACGYTRRIIKKIWFYVIIGIGLGAWIHGYVPTNFLTQYAGADKWYAVPLATLIGIPLYSNAAGVVPVVNALAEKGVAVGTTLAFMMAVTALSLPEFMILKRIMKTKLIFIYASIVGLGIIFTGYLFNLILK; this is translated from the coding sequence ATGTTCTATCCGATAAAACTTTTCTCCGACTGGCTCTCTTTCGCTGTTCTGCGCCTCGCGCCGGAATCTCATGCCGGCCTAGCCGTAAACTTTTTCGTCTACGATACGATAAAGGTTTTCATCCTGCTTGCAATCATTATATTCGCCGTCTCTGTACTGCGTTCATTTTTCCCCTCGAGAAAAATCCGAGATATTTTGTCGCGCCAAAATCAATTTGTCGGTAATATCTTCGCCTCGCTGTTCGGCATCATAACTCCATTCTGTTCCTGCAGCGCCGTACCACTATTTTTGGGTTTCATTGAAGCCGGCGTACCGCTCGGAGTAACATTTTCCTTTTTAGTGGCATCACCCATGATTAATGAGGTGGCGCTTATTCTGCTATTCGGCACCTTCGGCTGGAAAATCGCCGGGCTATATGTCTTAAGCGGCTTACTTATTTCTATTATTTCCGGAATAATAATCGGTAAACTGCCGGTCGAACATTTGCTGGAAAATATGGCAGTTGAAGAAAAAAATAAAATAAATCCAACGGGGATAGATTGGCGGAAAAGAATTCGGTACGCATGCGGCTATACCCGGAGAATCATAAAAAAAATTTGGTTCTATGTTATTATCGGCATTGGGCTGGGCGCCTGGATCCACGGATATGTTCCGACAAATTTTTTAACGCAATACGCTGGTGCCGATAAATGGTATGCCGTACCACTCGCAACCCTGATCGGCATCCCCCTATATTCCAATGCGGCCGGAGTGGTCCCAGTCGTTAATGCTCTGGCCGAAAAGGGAGTTGCGGTTGGTACGACCTTGGCATTCATGATGGCTGTGACCGCATTATCGCTTCCCGAATTCATGATACTGAAGCGCATCATGAAAACAAAACTAATTTTCATTTACGCTTCAATTGTCGGGCTAGGAATTATCTTTACCGGATATTTGTTTAATCTTATACTAAAATAG
- the polX gene encoding DNA polymerase/3'-5' exonuclease PolX — translation MPNITNKQIADIFIEISERLTMEDVPFKPRAYENAAQVIDSLSDEVADIYKKGGEKALDAIPGVGAGMTLRIVELLKTGRLKYLADLRRKFPVDVVALTAIEGVGPKIIKTLYQKLKIRNLDGLERAARAHRIAKIPGFGEKTEQNILAGLEFLKKSRGRVVLGHYLALAEKIKREMLQVPGVTHFELAGSIRRRKDTIKDFDMVAVTENPKKLLNKFIHLPDVARVLELGKNRAFVRLKQKIDADLLVVPRQSWGAALLHFTGSKYHNVHLRRMAVEHGWTMNEYGIFKGKKNLASRTEEEVYKKFGLEWIPPELREDLGEIEAARTHRLPRLLPYGAVRGDLQTQTDWTDGVNSIEEISLAAKRLGREYIAVTDHTKTLAMTGGLNERGLARQAREIDRLNKKIKNFRILKSAEINILKDGRLDISDEALKKLDIVSVAVHSGFSSNEKEMTERIVAAMQNPYVNIFFHPTGRIIGRRPEYAVNIDEIIKAAKKYNIALEIDAYPDRMDLKDIYVKAAVEAGVKLVIDTDAHQTDHLKYIALGEATARRGWAKSSDVLNTMTAAKLIEYFKKARIDRLRKNR, via the coding sequence ATGCCGAATATCACCAACAAACAAATCGCCGATATATTTATAGAAATTTCCGAACGCCTTACCATGGAAGACGTGCCTTTTAAGCCGCGCGCTTATGAAAATGCCGCGCAGGTAATTGATTCTTTGAGCGATGAAGTCGCCGATATATATAAGAAAGGCGGCGAAAAAGCGCTCGATGCCATTCCTGGCGTCGGCGCCGGCATGACTCTGCGAATCGTTGAACTGCTGAAAACCGGCCGTCTGAAATATCTTGCTGATCTTCGGCGCAAATTCCCGGTTGATGTCGTGGCACTCACCGCGATCGAAGGCGTGGGTCCGAAAATCATCAAAACTCTTTATCAAAAACTAAAAATCAGGAACCTCGATGGCCTTGAGCGCGCCGCGCGGGCGCACCGCATCGCGAAAATACCGGGCTTCGGCGAAAAAACCGAACAGAATATCTTAGCTGGCCTGGAATTTCTGAAAAAAAGCCGCGGCCGCGTCGTGCTCGGCCACTACCTAGCGCTCGCGGAAAAAATCAAGCGCGAGATGCTCCAGGTGCCCGGAGTCACGCATTTTGAACTTGCCGGCTCAATCCGCCGCCGCAAGGATACTATCAAGGATTTTGACATGGTCGCCGTGACCGAAAATCCAAAAAAACTTCTTAATAAATTCATCCATCTGCCCGATGTCGCGCGCGTGCTTGAGCTCGGAAAAAACCGCGCTTTTGTCCGGCTCAAACAAAAAATTGACGCCGATCTGCTCGTCGTGCCGCGCCAGTCCTGGGGCGCCGCACTTCTCCATTTCACGGGCAGTAAATACCATAATGTGCATCTCCGGCGCATGGCGGTTGAACATGGCTGGACAATGAATGAATACGGCATCTTCAAGGGTAAAAAAAATCTCGCCTCCCGCACCGAGGAGGAAGTCTACAAAAAATTCGGCCTGGAATGGATTCCGCCCGAACTTCGCGAAGACTTGGGCGAGATTGAAGCCGCCCGCACCCACCGTCTCCCCCGCCTCCTGCCATATGGCGCGGTGCGCGGGGATCTCCAGACCCAGACCGACTGGACCGATGGTGTAAACTCGATTGAGGAAATCTCATTAGCCGCCAAACGCCTGGGACGCGAGTACATCGCCGTCACCGACCACACCAAAACACTCGCCATGACCGGCGGGCTTAATGAACGCGGGCTCGCGCGGCAGGCGCGCGAAATCGACCGGCTCAACAAAAAAATAAAAAACTTCCGCATCTTGAAATCCGCGGAAATTAATATCTTAAAAGACGGCAGGCTGGATATCAGCGACGAGGCTCTAAAAAAACTTGATATCGTTTCCGTGGCCGTGCACTCCGGATTTAGCTCAAACGAAAAAGAAATGACCGAACGCATCGTCGCCGCCATGCAGAATCCTTATGTTAATATTTTCTTTCATCCGACCGGCCGCATCATCGGCCGCCGGCCCGAATATGCCGTGAATATTGATGAAATTATCAAAGCCGCGAAAAAATACAACATTGCCCTGGAGATCGATGCCTATCCCGACCGCATGGATCTTAAAGATATTTATGTGAAAGCGGCCGTTGAAGCCGGCGTAAAACTTGTGATTGATACCGACGCGCATCAAACCGACCACTTAAAATACATCGCCCTCGGCGAAGCCACCGCCCGCCGCGGCTGGGCCAAATCAAGCGACGTTCTAAACACCATGACCGCCGCGAAATTGATTGAATACTTTAAAAAGGCAAGGATTGACAGATTAAGAAAAAACCGCTAG
- a CDS encoding peptidoglycan bridge formation glycyltransferase FemA/FemB family protein, translating to MEIEFIEKKETWDGLVGEIKPSQFLQIWQWGEFQRALGRGVWRVKISRGGETLALGQAVRHALPFGKCYVYFPRGPLLTPAGRNHAPEIIAELIKKIRGFAPGAIFARFETPDYAYPGLALRRSRDVQPSHTTMLDLEKSEDEILAAMHQKTRYNIRVAEKHGVAVRAMREDEFEKFWELIAATAERDEFRTHLKDYYKKMLEILGEEMCDVYFAELGGKILAANFMIRSGEITTYLHGASSSEDRNTMAPYLLHWEMIKRAKADGYRYYDFWGIAPEGAPANHPWAGITRFKKGFGGVEVSYSGTFDLPLDKFWYFLYKLKTGK from the coding sequence ATGGAAATTGAGTTTATTGAAAAAAAAGAAACATGGGACGGATTGGTTGGGGAGATTAAACCCAGCCAATTTTTGCAAATCTGGCAGTGGGGCGAATTTCAGAGGGCACTCGGCCGCGGGGTTTGGCGTGTTAAAATTTCGCGCGGAGGTGAGACGCTCGCCCTCGGACAGGCGGTGCGGCACGCATTGCCGTTTGGCAAGTGTTATGTATATTTTCCGCGCGGGCCGCTTCTTACGCCGGCCGGCCGCAATCACGCGCCGGAAATCATTGCGGAATTAATTAAAAAAATTCGCGGGTTCGCGCCGGGCGCGATTTTCGCGCGGTTTGAAACCCCGGACTATGCTTATCCCGGACTGGCGCTCCGGAGATCGCGCGATGTCCAGCCGAGCCATACCACAATGCTGGATCTTGAAAAATCCGAAGACGAGATCTTAGCGGCCATGCATCAGAAGACCCGTTATAATATCCGGGTCGCGGAAAAGCACGGCGTTGCGGTGCGGGCGATGAGGGAGGATGAGTTTGAAAAATTTTGGGAGCTCATAGCCGCGACGGCGGAGCGCGACGAGTTCCGCACGCATCTCAAAGATTATTATAAAAAAATGCTAGAGATTCTTGGCGAGGAAATGTGCGATGTTTATTTTGCCGAACTTGGGGGCAAGATACTCGCGGCGAATTTCATGATTCGTTCAGGCGAAATCACAACCTATCTGCACGGCGCGTCATCGAGCGAGGACCGCAACACAATGGCGCCGTATCTTCTGCACTGGGAAATGATAAAGCGGGCAAAAGCGGACGGATATAGATATTATGATTTTTGGGGAATCGCGCCAGAGGGGGCGCCGGCAAATCATCCCTGGGCCGGGATTACGAGATTTAAAAAAGGTTTTGGCGGAGTTGAAGTTTCATACAGCGGTACGTTCGATCTGCCGCTTGATAAATTTTGGTATTTTTTGTATAAATTGAAAACAGGAAAATAG
- the ruvA gene encoding Holliday junction branch migration protein RuvA, which translates to MITYVDGIIKAKGANYVILENAGIGYQIFLPVKYAALIAEGEKKTFFTHEYLRENSRELYGFATRGELEFFWKLLDISGVGPKMAMNVLALGSLTDLVKNIEKGNVDYVSQVSGVGKKTAQKIIIELKGKLDLSAEGEEEHEVVQALKNLGYTSAQARDAVRKISEEVTDTGDKVREALRYLSK; encoded by the coding sequence ATGATTACGTATGTTGACGGCATAATTAAAGCGAAAGGCGCGAATTATGTGATTTTGGAAAACGCGGGAATCGGGTATCAGATTTTTTTACCGGTGAAATACGCGGCCCTGATTGCCGAAGGCGAAAAAAAGACTTTTTTCACGCATGAATATCTGCGCGAGAACAGCCGTGAACTTTACGGATTCGCGACGCGTGGGGAACTGGAATTTTTTTGGAAGCTTTTGGATATTTCCGGCGTGGGCCCCAAAATGGCAATGAACGTGCTCGCGCTCGGGAGCCTCACGGATCTTGTCAAAAATATTGAAAAGGGCAACGTTGATTACGTGAGCCAGGTTTCGGGCGTGGGAAAAAAGACGGCGCAAAAAATTATCATTGAGCTTAAGGGCAAGTTGGATCTTTCGGCCGAGGGCGAGGAGGAGCATGAAGTGGTTCAGGCGCTTAAGAATCTTGGGTACACGAGCGCGCAGGCGCGCGACGCGGTGCGCAAAATTTCCGAGGAAGTGACGGACACGGGCGACAAGGTGCGCGAGGCGCTCCGTTATTTAAGCAAATAG